In a single window of the Melissococcus plutonius ATCC 35311 genome:
- the spx gene encoding transcriptional regulator Spx — translation MIKLYTTPSCTSCRKAKKWLMDHDIEFVEKNIFREPLSDDELKHILELTENGTTDIISTRSIAYQKLDIDFDALTLNELITLLKETPSLLRRPLLIDELCLNIGFNEDEIRVFLPKEVRKQELSHILLFTGMNN, via the coding sequence ATGATAAAACTTTATACCACGCCCAGTTGCACATCTTGCAGAAAAGCCAAAAAATGGTTAATGGATCATGATATTGAGTTTGTTGAAAAAAATATTTTTCGTGAACCTCTGTCTGATGATGAATTAAAACATATATTAGAACTAACAGAAAATGGAACAACCGATATTATTTCTACACGTTCAATTGCCTATCAAAAATTGGATATAGATTTTGATGCCCTAACTTTAAATGAATTGATTACTTTATTAAAAGAAACACCTTCACTTCTTAGACGACCATTATTAATCGATGAATTATGTTTAAATATTGGATTTAATGAAGATGAAATTAGAGTCTTTTTACCAAAAGAAGTCAGGAAACAAG